TCCTGAAATTGGCTAAGGGCCATATGCCACCACTCACCCTTTCCTGCCCCCTTATTTGTTTCAGTGGTGAGAGGACTGCTGGCTCACTTCACCTCTTCCACCAGTTCTTTTCCCGTTGCCAACTGGGCCACCTACTCCTGTTGACAGCCAGAGAAGTGGAGGCAAGGCTCTTCCTATTCCCTTAAATTCACTCCCATatgaaggggagaaaagggcaagCATTTAGGCCATGTTTTAagtcattttccttcctctttactGCCTGCATATCCTAGGCTTATAGTTCTGCAGCTTCCTTAAAACAGCTGAGAAGAGAGACCTCTGCTTTATAGACTTCAAGTCCACCCTTTGTGATGACCACCTTTAGCAGCCTCCATACAGCTAAAAGTCAGGTTGGACAAAGAGTGTTTTGTCCTCCTTCTTTGTCTAACCGAATAGGTGCTTCCCTTTAAATGAGTGCTTAATCCTCGCATTAACAGTTTTCTCTCCTAGACTTGCTTCTTGTTGCAAAATCACCTCCTGTGGTTTTAGGCAGAGAACCACAGCTAAGGCTACAACCAAAAGGATGCTCAGAGAATATAATAGAACCTGTAGTTTAACACAGGGATGTATAAATAACATATGatatgaaacagaattaaagcagTAAGTAGAAACACATCAAGCAAGCAGTCACAGTACTGAATtgaaaagcagggggaaaagcaaTAGCTGTAGATAACACACTGCGTGTGCTGGAGGGCCTACAGAGATTTCaaagatagtttaaaaaaaaaaaaaagacacttcaaCATCTCTAGATCTAAGAATCTAAGACACTCCTAAAGATATTTTCTCCAAGCGAAGCCTAAAATGAAGCACTTCAGCATGAAAACGAAACTATCTGTTTAGCATTCTTTCTGGAGAACTCAAATATCTCTGGAAGCTCACATTCTCCTTCAGAGCATCACACAGCtgtggaaatgagaaagaaaatataaagcaagaCTTGCGATGGATATAAAAATACTATGGAGGTAGTGGGGATCTACTATAGATTTCTACCGTGGATAACCCAGCCGATCCGCTCTGCCTTACTGTAAATTCTTAGCAGtgccacagaggaaaaatacagccaGAGATATTCAGAATAAGCAACACCCAATGGTGAAACGtttatttcaaagagaagaaactgaaatccaATGTTTCTGTAGCTATAAACACCTTTAATTAGAAAGCTTATTTCACTTACTGGATATTCAGAGAACTACTCACTGGCCTCAAgctaatttcattttccaatctCATAAGACAGTAGGAGCTAcacataaaatgacaaaaaattacACCAGTgtgttttgttagaaaaagaaTTGCACTCTTCACAGTAAGGTGTgattctggaaatattttcctacagAGGTGTTTGGGTGCTAAAGGGAAGTAAAAAGTTACTGGCAGCAAACTCAGAATATTCTCTTTGTCACCAGAAGTCCAGGAGCCTGGACTGATGCGAAGTAACAGAGCTCCAGCAAAGCCAAAGACAATTCCCTGGTGATAACAGTGGATGCTTCAATGGGGTTACTGCACTCAGTGACTGGTTGGGAGGCAAATAAGCACAAGTGTGTCATTCTACTTCTAGAGTTAGTGTGATAGAGCGATCCCCCTCAATACCATGTAAGTGGCATCAAGATTCATGAAATCACAGTAAGAGGATTTTGTGATTAATATATCTGATCACATATCATACTGCCTGACTTCACCCTGCTGTATTAGGCTAAATGAGGGAAAGGgatgtcttgtttttcttataatttggagagagaaaaaagaatcctACACTATCACTTGATTTCTACCATATgggttaaatatttaaagcaccCATTGCTGGAATGGCTCTCTGAAAAGAACACTAAATTCTTCAGCTTTGACAGGCAAAGTCAGTGAttggcatttcaaaataaaaaagactggaaagaatataaaacccaaacaataaaCCTTTCACATTGGCTGTATTGTCACAAAGCTCCTTCTCTTCATCAGCGTGATGCCAGGTATATTCACTGTCTCCCCAGAAGCTTTAAATAATAACACGAAGGAAAAGATGAGAACTTAATCTATTCCTCTCTAGGGCAACTTTTAACACTAACTTTTCTCTACCGAGATCCTCTCAGTTGACTTCCAGGCTGACACAGCTGATTTACACTGGATTAAAgcattgctttctttctgtgaagATGACACACCAATGTCCCTGGCTTAAAGCAGACCTTTGGAGTTTTGAACAAAAATCCCTCTTCCCATTCAATCCTTTTTTGTCGTGATTACAGAACAGAACATGCGTTGCTAGAATATGCAATGAGATGTCCATAAAACAGGAATGGGGACATGCAATTGTCTGGTATAATTTCTGAATGCCAGCAAATTAGAGTTGACCAGACAATGACAATTCCATTTTGTGAGAACTTTCAATGTAACCACAACAAcatgtggaaaatattttccaaatgcttttgttccaatgcaaaacagaaaacaaacccatttcaaaatcttgccatgaaaacaaaatcagacaaaaatgtctactttcagaataaaatctgagcttttccatttggaaagaGGAAGCAAGGGTGTTTTAGCTGTTATGAAGCAATATGGAAAATTCAAGCTCCTGTTTCTCATCCCAGATCAGTATCGCAGTAAGTCAGCGATCACCCCTTCTCAGCGGATCATTGAAATACTTAAGTCTCCATAAAACATTGTAGCGTCACAGAATGCATATTTGGCAAATGGAAATTCTCTGATTTAGCCAGCACTAGTAGAAACCTGTTCTTCCACTCTTCCAGAaatttaaggaaatttttcttataaaaatgagTAACGAATATGAGTAAGCAGAGTTACCTGTGTGCAGAAGCAACATGGGGCTAAATTCTTCCCTGTgactgcttgctgctgccataATTCTGTCTTAAGTACAAATGACTGCACTGCTTTCAAATAACTTGCTATAAATGCTATTTGCTGGAAGAGAGGATAAGTGCTAGCAGCTATaattcaaaagcaataaaagctgcaCACATTCCCCAGCAACACAACAAATATGAGACAGACCTGCACTTACAACAACAACAGATAGCTAGAATAGTTCAGATTGTTTATTCCTCGAAGAgcaagaagaagggaaaaaatatctggTAGCTCTTCAATGAAATACGTTGAGCAATCATGTtagtaagaaacaaaagcattccCTATGTTGGTTAGGCTGTAGAAAAGGGATTCTATAGAATAAAATATCTGCAGCTCAGTGAGCATCGTAACAGGACATTTAAACAGGGACGTGTGAGACACGAAGTAATTTGCTTTACACAGCTTCAGTGAGAGTCCTGTGTCCAGCTTGGAGCATCACATCTTAGCAAATATGCAGACCAGTTTGGAAGGATGCCAGCATAGAACAGTAAGGATGAACTTGAATGTGGAAATTTTGCCCCCTGAGGCAAGACCGAAAGAATTGAAAATTTGCTAAGTCTATAAAAACACAGTTGGAAAATCCTGGAAAAAGAAGGCCTGAGTAAGAGTTTTATCTTGATTCTGTCTGTCAGTGACCCAAGCCACTGCCCGAGTATACTCAGCAGTCTGGAAgacaaaattattgaaaatgtaTGAGAGGGTTTTACCCCTGTAGATCTGAATTTTGCCAGTGAAGTCAATCTTGACAGTAAAGTTTCCCTCTTGATGTCTGTCTCAGTGGATCAGAGGattcacattttaaagctttttgccCAGATCTGAGGAATATCCTATGTAAAGCAGGCAACAATAgaccattattttaaatttgtgaaaCTGAAACGTCCAGAGTTCCACTAAATATATAGTCCACTTCCTCAAGCTTGGTATCTTAGACACATCCCTGCAGAAATATCCTTAATGCTCCAATTCAGCAAGCATTTAACGTCCATTAAACCAGTCACAAGTTCCATAAGACTGAATGGATTTAAACATACTCTGCTGAAATGAATACTAAAAGTAAAGCTCCCATCATTTTGGAAAAGTTCCTTTGAACAAGATATGTATGAAGCCCATAGAAGGGATAGTATAAACATCTTAAAGCTTAAAACAGAATCAGATTTGCTGAAACAGGAGCAGTAAGGTGATGAAAAAACCATATATTTTTCAAGCTTAGACAGCCAGGCCaaatcagctgcagcagcctttcacCTTTTATAGCTTAAGGATAATTTCCACCTCGCTTATGGACTATGCTTCTcggagctctccctgccataTTCGTGCTGAGCCCTGTGCCTCCTATACGCCAACCAGAAGGCAGGAGAAGGTTTGCATTGAATATCGCTATATATTATCCCAGAAAAGGTGTTTCCTCAATTCTACCACTGATGATCAGGCAATTCTGAAAATAACCCATCATCACAGTTTAGCAGAAACCAATTACGAAAAGCTGTGGAAAGGTTTTTTCAGTTGAGTAAGTTACTGCGCGCGTAAGCATAGGACTGTACCTGTGATAATTATTGACTTGAGTGACAATGGAGGAACTGTTCTTCACATTAACCTTCCAATCTTGGGGGCTAAACCAAAAAGTGCCTTAATGTATTTGTTGCTCCACCTCCCATACGGTTTCACAGACTTCAGCAGAATAAGGCTGATTTATACTGCTCAGCACTGGTCCAACACATGCAGGAAACATTGCTAAGGAATCACAGGTTTTGTCTgtaccttttcctctttgtaatcCGCGAAAATCCTTTTTATGCTGATCTCTAATGCACAGTGTTAAACCTACCTGGGCCAATAGATATTACTAAAATACAAGAGCGCTGCTGCGGGCTTCCAGTTCACCATAATCATGCTCCTGACTCCCAAAATTATCAACAGGGttgggaacaaaagaaaatgctggggCAAAGACGGAAGGTGTCACACGGTGTGCACAGATCTGCCTAGAGCAcagaagcactggcagagctgggaccagAGGGAATATCAGTACCTCCTTTGCACAGCCTTGCTTAGAAGAGCTTGCTGGTCTTCAACTACGATCCTTCCATAATCTGTAGTGTTACTGAAACATCACCAGAggatattttgctttcctttcattgCGGTCCTTTGTAGCACATCTCAGAAAGTATAAATCAAAGCAGCATGGAAATCacatttcctccctgcctctggaATGATTTCATCATCTCTTTTTCTATTCAGCCTGTGAAACAgctaatgcttttcttttattttcaatccCTTCGTGGATTTTAGGTTACCTGTACTACTGACCTATTTACAACCAAGTGCCAAACTAAAACATAACGTGGCAACAGGTTTAGTAGCCCTTGTCAGtctaaagagattaaaaacaaaacaaaccctgccccaaaaaaataaaaacaatctgGGTTTTTTGCACCCCCAAGGACAATGtttcaaatctgaaattcagcCACTTGTACCAAAAGAGGCACAAAcaattttgttatattttaaaaaaagttggcTAGTATTTAAGCTACTCAGTTAAGGAGATAGCACAAGTCAAATACAGAATAATCCAAGCTAAGATTAAGATGGAAGTTTCCAGCCTGACAATAAGGGGCATCATCCACTACACAACCACTGAAGAACCCCCATGctatttctggcatttctgcCCTATGCAGGTGTGATCGGTACCCCCTGCTCCCGACCCCTGGTAATGTCTGTCCCCTTAGTGTCAGGTGTCAGAATCACACGCATTTAGAAAGACAGTCGCACTAATTTTTGCTGTCACACAGAACACTGATGTGAACATTAAAAATCTTGTAGAATTGTTCCTTTGTGTCTTTGACTACATCAGTTGTTTATGTATAAGCTGCCCAAAGTACCTCACATGTAATTAAACATAATCTTCAATAACATTAAATAATATtcaatataaacaaacaaataagagTAAGCGCTTGCAGAGAAGTAGGAGAAATCCAATAGAATTAAAACTTTGTAATCAATTTATTATAAAAGTGATTAGCAAAAAATCTTGGGGAGAAGGATTAAGAAGccatttcagaaatacctgaGCACCATTAGCTCGGTGTCCTCCTCACAGGTGAACAGGTTTTGGAAGACCATGTTCATGGCGCATATGTTGCATTAGGAAATGGATAAACATGCAAAAAGTGAAGTGAATGGGATTCAGAAATTCCACCCGTCTTTCACAGTGATGTCTTTTATAACACTTTTATGatgcagaagtattttctttggaaatggagtGCCATATTAAATGTGAGCATATGGAATTTATAGTGAAACAGGTTATCACTAGTGAAATTATGAACCTATTACATCTTGTTACTCCCAAATACGTTAGCTTACTTTTTGTTAGTCATTTGCAATAAGACAGTCAAAGTCATCTTGATAATTGATGTGCTGACCTGCCCTAGATGTGATGACTCTGGTCTTTAAATTTCGCCATGATTTCCTCTACAGGGATTTAATTAGGAGATGTGCTCCAAGGCACTCGCTCCACATTTCTGCATCTTCTAAGAATGACCTTTGATTTgttgattttcatttgcttaaacacatcctgaaacaaattttgcaaactgaattaattttcatttgcactttACCATTTATGTTAAAATGGGCCAGCGCTCTAACTTCCTTTGTAAAGACTGgcttctaaaaaagaaatttcttaaaGTTTAAATCGTTCACCGTAATGTCTGTGAAATGTGTATAATGATTGTTATTAGAAGTCATCATCTAGGGCAAAATACTAAATACATAAACCCACAAGAATTCACAGtaattcaaaatacaattttcttcctGGAGAATCTAATTTTAGCTACTAAAAGACCATCATAGCATTAATACTGATGTTTTTATTGTACATGACCTAAACTGTTGTTCAGAAAAACCCCAGGCAACTCACTTAAAAGTGCAATTGCTCTCCTTAGATCaatatgaaaaaagcaaaatctggtagaagagaaagcagggaggaaggtATAGCTTTGTTGTATGCTCTACCTGCAAAATGAGCTCATGGGGGTTTATTCACTCTAAAGATGGGTTTCATAGCACCGATGACAACGCgctgttaaaaactacactgaaagcaatgggtgctgggacttTCAAGCATAGGGACGCACgtttagcagaagccacttggctagttaacactagaggctctgccagtcgacctggccctgcccagtcTAAACCCCtgtgcactgtggaaggaggtaAGATCCCCTTAGTACATAAaaagaacttgctgggaaaaacagtctgggttattccttcctcaggaaaaggtaaacctattgGCGGGGtagtttttgctcaaggacctgggtgtacttggtgggtaatgcagaaggatgggggagtccagtgtgtacctcaaggcaatttaattctgggtgaaaatgATCCATGATTTGAGctgcatgttatgggaattgcTATAGCAAGAACCCattgttgctagccaggctaggagcaaaaggaggagttcattgcaatctTAAACCCTATAAGCTGGCCCAAAGGGACCGGGGTGGAGATTGTCatggaaatacttttaaattgttgtaacccgtAAgttgagttgcatgttacaggaattactatagcaggaaccacctgtaCCAAcggaggacaagccttacaagaagcagtgcaagtgcagcagtgacccgacctgagctggctgtggtgcccaagaactccatgcaatacaacacctctcctgtcctgagtgaccacccTAACAGCTGGAGCccaaaatgaactgaaatgaactcagtggacattttgtggacatttgtggatatttatggacattttacagacatttcacaggggtgatccATAAACTAAGGGAATGATGTCCGTGTCCTATATCAAAGGgtgggaagggtgatggtaaCTAAGGAGAAcgtattggatagtgtgctacctgagcATGCCATAAAAGGTAaggaataaggggtggagaatatgctggttttggctgggacagagttagttttcttcacattcGCTAGTAcagggctgagttttggatttgtgctgaaaacagggtTGGtaatgttttagttattgctgagcggtgcttacacagcgtccaggccttttctgcttctcgcaccaccccaccagcgagtaggctgggggtgcacaagaagttgggctctgaacttgtttaggctgctaaaacttccaacatacactcgctctcctgctcacactggccagagctcaacactgatacagtgaacgtccagcgattgctcctacagtaaaggtgccagctctgaaagctgttgctggtcctcatctcccaccggtaacctctaaaatgaaccacaaacacttgggctctgaacttgtttagagctgggacagctgggacagctgggacagctggacagctgatcccaactgaccgaggggatattccataacatatgacgtcatgctcagtatgGTATTCCCCGCTGGGGCCTGGGGACTTGAAATCCCCCATACGGACACGGGCTGCCCATCCCGAGATTTCTCCTAATTGCCTGTAGAATAACTCCTCAGCACTGGCATCCTGGCTGGGCGATGGctagcagacacccactacaacatctgctttgctttccatcccCCTCATCCTCACCCAGAGGCTCTCGATTACGTACGTCATCGCCACCTATAAGGGCTCTACCATCAAACCTCTCCCTCACATACAGCACGACTCCTCCACCTTGCCTGCCCTGACCACCCCTCCGGAACAGCCTGGACCCTCCATCCCAGCGGGACCCCTTCCACCAAGTCCCACTAATCCCAAGGATATCCCAGCTCCGGGAAGGCACCAAGGCTTCCAGCCAAAGGCAtttgcacccacagcccccaaCAGCCGCCTGCAGGGGCCAGGACAGCCCAGCCCCCCttaaccctttccctccccaggaggagctggggaggctgttgGGGTGGGGCGGAACACAGGGAGCCCCCGCATTCCGTCCTGGGAGACCCAGagagtccttagcagccaacagCCACAACGGACCATGGCGCGGCCACCACTGCAGCTCCCAGCGCGTGGGCCCTGGGCCCCCCCGGCGCCCTGGCTCCTTCAGCCTTTTGTGCTCCCCAAAACCTTCTACCCCCGAGGTAGGGACCCACCCCGACCCCTGCAGCCCGGGACGCTCCTGGGGGCAAGAGCGGAGGTGACCGATGGCCGTCGCTCCTGTCTCTCTTGCAGGCTCACCCAACCTGTGCCAACtgcccgggcaggagcagcccttccccgcagcctgggcacccccagtGGGGCTGGCCCCCCAGGCACCACCAGCAGGTATGGCACCCCTCTCTGCTCGGGCACCCCGCCACCTTCGGCACCTTCAGCACCCCCGACCCCTGGGCACGCCCAGgatccccccaccacccccaagcactcccagcatccccaccacccccgccccccccggcagATATGGCACAGGGCTTCAGCAAGCCCGGGCGACCATCCCCTGCCCTTGCCTGGGTGATGGGTGCCCACTAAATCCCATTTCCACAGAACTTCCCAAATCCTTGGGGCCACCTCTCCCGTGTCAGCCCCCTGGAAGTGAGTCTCCTTCCCCAATTTGCAACCCGGTCCCGCTGGCACGTCAGCTCACCCCACGGCGAGTGCCCcggccacaagctccccacgTGCCTGGCGCAGAGCCGGGGGACCTCGGCCATCGGGGCCGGCTCGGCGGGTGCCCTTggagggtccccccggcccagcacggctccctctcccccacacAGGTCTGCAGAGGGCTCCATGCGGCTGCTGcttccacccccagctcttCCACATCCCATGGACGAGCACCCATCCGCCTCCACTGGCCACGGCCACGCTTGGCCGCGCTGCCGCTTCTCTGCcgggtgctgccctgtggggtcccgggggctgcgggacccccccggcTTGGGCAGCCCATCGGAGCCCCCAGGGACAGCCGCAACACCTCCCACCCTACACGCAGCAGGGGAGAGCGGtgaccccagcccccccgctgCTGCCGACGTCCATCCCCAGCTACCAGCAGATCCAGGGGCAGCCCGCAGAGACCAAGACCTCCGGCAGTGCCacccccagggcagcaccccCGGGAAGCAACATCCCCCCGGGCAGCgacgtcccccccagcccctctgctgccccccacgagcaagccctgggggaccccacagGCGACCTCGCCGTGGCTGAGGAGGTCCTTCTCGAAGAGGCCCTGAGGCTCTTTGGTTGCTCCCCGGACGCGGTGGGGGTCAGCCAGGACGCTCCCAGCAGCGGCCCCAGgcctggggaccctggtggCACCGGCGCAGCCATCCCCCACTGCGACTTCGCCTCGCTCTCCCTGCCCGAAGAGCTGCTCAGCCCCGACTACAGCGTCCCCGAGACCGCTGACGCCATCCTCAGCCTGGACGAGTTCGTCATGGGGCTGGAGCCCCAGGAGCCGTGGggggatgagggcagggacctgccaccGTCCCAGCCCGCCACGGCAGAGAAGCGGGGGAAGAAGCGGGCCACGAGCACCTCGCCAAAGCCAGCCAGCAAGCGCAGGGCTCTCGCCGGCAGCACgggggtggcagtggggggattagacccacagcaggggtgagagggagatggggggagtggggggtgggggaggagggctgggtatttggggaggggggtggtgTTGGTACAGTAGATTTGGTGAGGCcgcttctcttgttttcttcattaaaagccatttctcctGAACTACTCCGTGCCTGTGTGGGAGCGGGAGGAAGCGCAGGGGGCACCGGGAAAGGGCACCCAAGAGGTGCAAAAGCCCCgcagagccccacagcagagccggCGAGCCCCGAAGGGCACCGAGCCGTCCCCAGGGCTGAGTCACCAGCAGCGGGGCAGACAATGGCGGCAGCCGggggactgccctgtccccttccccaggggaagCAGCCCTTCGGCAGGGGAGCCAGGACAGACGGGTCCCTGCACGACACACGGACACGGCCCCACGCAGAAAGCAGCATGGAGTCCCCGGGACAAGGACAGACCttgggggccaggctggggatggaCACACATGACAATGGGGACTGCAACGCCTTCGTCCTGAACACGACCAGTGTCCCctccagcagggacagggctcggtgcaaagcccttcaaagcctcaagacaaTCACACCCTTTCTTGGGTCCCACCGCGCTCCGCtctggagccaggctctgcctcactgcccagcaaaataaccccaaatcacTCCAAGAATggcgagggagggagctgcaggccaggcagggaccctcctccccttgTCTGGCTGCACCTTGGGCAGACGCAAGAccaggaaggggggaaaaaaaataggaagaaagaaaatcactgcACCGGCCAGAAAGTGCCTGGAAACTTCATCTCTCTTTGTCCcccttttcccatcccagctccacaACCTGGGGCCAATGCAGCCAACGGCGCCTTCGGGAAGTGGCCTCACCTTTCCGGCTCTAGCTTGCAGAAGGTGCAGGGTGAGGTCCCCATCGGGGCAGCCCCCCAGTGCCGGGGGTCGGGGGGATAAGCCCCTTCCTTAGGGCAGTCCCAGTGATCCCGCTGGGGCAGTGGGAGCCACTTGGGACCCCGGGCAGGCACAGTCCCGTTGGCGTCAGCATGGCACGGCTAActcccgctgccgctgctgctcagCGTCTCGCCTCCCATGCTGACCCGCCCCGAGCATCCTCCTCGCCCCAAAACTCCTgtcccctggagcagctgcaccACCACCGCCCACAGCTCTCGGGGGCCACAGAGACTTCTTCTGCtccagggaaagaggaaaacagcagaaaagaaaaagcccacaacCCAAACTTCAGGGCggaccaaaagttaaagcatattcttaagggcattgtccaaattgACTCCTATCCTGagcctgctgcccaccagcacccccagacccctttctgcagggctgctctccagccactcctctcccagtttaaACTTCTGCCCGGCGTAATGccctcccagctgcagaagccGGCACTTGGACTTGTTCAGTATCGTGCCGCTGACGATTGCCCAATGCTCCCATCTCTCTAGATCCCTCTacaaggcctcttgtccctcaagagagtcaacagcactGCCCAGTTTGGGAGCGTCAGCAAGCTTGCCAATGGGGCATTCACCTCCCGCATCCAGACCATGGATCAAAACAGTGAACAGCACCGGCCCTaggactgagccctgaggaacgCCGCTGGTGACCGGTATTCCCCACTGGTGCCCAGGAAGTTGAAATCCCCCATACGGACACGGGCTGCCCATCCAGAGATTCCTCCTAATTGCCTGTAGAAGAACTCCTCAGTGCCGGCATCCCGGCTGGGTGCCAACGcatttttctcgatccctctggcagcagagtgcaggccacgatttgctttcacatggaggggtgtccagtacacctggaatcgactgccccaggggcGGGAACATAGTCCTGCCGTTTGTCATGGATGGATACAGACTGCACTGGA
This is a stretch of genomic DNA from Gavia stellata isolate bGavSte3 unplaced genomic scaffold, bGavSte3.hap2 HAP2_SCAFFOLD_34, whole genome shotgun sequence. It encodes these proteins:
- the LOC132320842 gene encoding proline-rich protein 22-like; the protein is MARPPLQLPARGPWAPPAPWLLQPFVLPKTFYPRGLQRAPCGCCFHPQLFHIPWTSTHPPPLATATLGRAAASLPGAALWGPGGCGTPPAWAAHRSPQGQPQHLPPYTQQGRAVTPAPPLLPTSIPSYQQIQGQPAETKTSGSATPRAAPPGSNIPPGSDVPPSPSAAPHEQALGDPTGDLAVAEEVLLEEALRLFGCSPDAVGVSQDAPSSGPRPGDPGGTGAAIPHCDFASLSLPEELLSPDYSVPETADAILSLDEFVMGLEPQEPWGDEGRDLPPSQPATAEKRGKKRATSTSPKPASKRRALAGSTGVAIPLQGLLSLKRVNSTAQFGSVSKLANGAFTSRIQTMDQNSEQHRP